The Raphanus sativus cultivar WK10039 chromosome 6, ASM80110v3, whole genome shotgun sequence sequence GATAGATACAATCCCAAAGACAAAGGAAGAGTTGTTTTCTTACGAGATAAACTGGGCTATGTATGACGAGGTAAATCTCATTCCACTTTTTCTAGGTAAATAATGTCATGTTTGCCTTTGCCTGCGAGTTTGTTTTGGTGCTCACATGTTTTGTTCGTTCTTTTTAACATTGAAAGCACCAATTGCACGAAAGAATGAGGCCATGGATCTCAAAGAAAATCATGGAGTTTCTTGGAGAAGAGGAAGCCACACTGGTAGATTTCATTGTGTCAAACACTCAACAGCACGTGAAAGCCTCTCAAATGCTTGAGCTGTTACAATCGATACTAGATGAAGAAGCTGAGATGTTTGTACTCAAGATGTGGAGAATGCTCATCTTCGAGATCAAGCGTGTCGAAGCTGGTGTGCCCCGGTAAAATCCAAAGCCTtgaaaccctttttttttttgttttgtttgaagacttttcttttttcttttttggtcttATTGTCTTTGGATTTAAAGAGGAATCATCATGTTTACAAGATTTAATTAATGTAGAAGAAGATATTGAAAATGATATACACATTCTAGTTGACAATAATTGCGCTTATTTATTCTCTTTACTTTCGTTTTATAAAATTGGTTTCTTTGATGTTTGCTGCATTTCCAATATTATTCACTGAGCACATAAACTTGGATCATTTCTATTTGAAATGCTTTTTATTCATTAAGTGTAGATATATGGATTGGTCTAACTGGAAAGCATTTTAGATGTAGATATTGGTATCTATGATGTTGCTAAAATTACTAAATGTTATGTTCTTCATTTATTTCTGGAAAGGCAGTTGTATAACTACAGTACACAATAGTTTTGCACACAGTATCATTAGCTCTTTGGTTACTAAAAAGCCACAGAGCTAAGATTTACAGATATATGTAAAAATTTACACAGTAATAACAATAGAAGTATATCTTAAACACATAAAAATGAAGTTAGTGTTGGTATGTATAAACCCTCTGATAAAAAAGCTCAAAAGAGTTGCCGTATTATATAGCGTGTGTATCAGCATCAAATCACCAGACGTGTAAACCGTTCTCTTTCTAAACCCGGTTCGGTTCTCCTCTCCTGGAACTCATGAATCATTTTGATAAGCGCACTCGCCTTTCTCCCACCTCCACACTCGCCGTTACTTAACGCCGTGTAAAGCGACCCCATGACTGACGGATCCTTAGCGAGTGCTCCAACGACGTCAATTCCTCCGTTAACACACAAATTCAAAAGCAAAACGACGCAGTTCTGCTTCGTCACCGACGAAGCCTCCGACGAACCCAGAACCTTCACCGCGAGCTTCAACCCTCCGCGACGGAGCACAGAGATCATCCCGTCGGGATACTCCGCAATTTTCGCGAGAACAGCAATCGAATCCGCCTTGACTCCATCACCGATCTCGCCGGATCTCACGAGATCCAAAAGAACGGAAACGGATCCAGCGGCGAGGACACGCCAGTGATTATCCGGATGTTGATTCAACAAACTCCTAATCGCGATCAACGCGTTGCGTTTCGCGGAATCTCCGTAATCACAACCTTCAACGATTCTCAACAATCCGGGAATCGAACCCGTGACCTCTCCGATCAATCTGCTGTAATCTCCTAAGGAAGATAGATAGAAGATCGAAGCTGCTGCGTGTTGTCTGCTCTCTCTCCTCGCTCCTTCGTTTAAAACCTCCACGATCAACTCCAATCCGCCGCCGTAACCGCCGATTCGAACCTTCCGGCGATATCTTTCGACAGATTCAAAATCGCAGCCATGGCGTTCTCTTGAACCGTCGGATCTCCGGAACGAAGAAGGTTCATCAGCGATTCCACAACGCCAGCTTCCACCAAACGAGACCTGTTGAAACCACTCGTCTTGGTGAGGATTCGAATCTCCACTAACGCCTTCACCATCTCTCCCGCCCCGCCGTGGATCAATTCTCCGGCGAGAAAGTTGGTAATGAGTTTCCCAGCTTCTTCCGCCGCTAAACTCTCAGGAACACtcgtttgcttcttcttcttattcttacTCTTATTATCAATCTCTTGCTTGAAGTAACTCTGTATCACTTTCTTGACGGAGACGTTATCAACCAAAACAGTACTCACTAGATTCTTCCCGGTCTTAGGGCACGGTGATGTTACCAGCGGAGAACCACTTCGCGATAGAGCGCCTATCATACGTGTGACCTGTTTCCAAAACTACTGGATCATTCATAATCTCTAGAGAAATTGGACAACGTAGATCATCAACGTTTAGTCCACTAATTATCAAGTCCTCgttgtcttcttctttcttatcTTCCTCGTCGTCTTCATCGACTCCTTGAAGTACCACGCATCTGCAGTAGCATATGAATCCCGCTAAGCTGCTAAGAAGTTCGATTTCGTTCTTCTCTATTGTAAACTCTTCTTGTATAAAAGCACTCTCTTTCACGCAATCACTCCATTTGCGGACACCGATGTGATCAAGAACTCGGGTTACTTCATCCCGGTTCGGGTTAATCCTGTTCTCGAACAGATTGAAGAACCAATAGACCGAGTCTAGGGCCCGTTTGTCATCCCGGTCGGGTCTTGCTTCGTATTTACGGGTCTGACGGAGTACTAGGTAGATTAGCTCGTTCACTTCTTCCGGCAAGTCAATGGATCCTACTGGGAGTGTGTCGAGGCACGTGGATATGGATCGGGTCAAGACCCGGAAATGAGCTGAGATTTGGTCGGAGTTTATCAACATGTAAAGCTTACCTCCTTCTCGTGTACAGTCTTGTAATAAAAACTTGAGTTTCTGGAAGACGACGTGGAGCTCTGAGAGGCTTAGGATTGCTGAACGAAGAAAGGAACGACCCGCGGATATTGACCCGGCGCCGGCCCGTATTTCTTGGAAGATGATCAAAAGACTATGGACATGTCGGAGAGTTTTTTTAACGCTTCCTTTGTTGGTGGAGAAATGCTTTGATTTGAAGCTGAGAATCTCGCCGGCAAGTTTTATCAGTGAGTCAATGAGAGTGGTTATGGAGATTGATTCGCAGGGATGTACGGCCGTAAAAGTTAGAATCTGACGGTCTGACCCGCTTTGTGTTGGGATCATAGTGTGAGATGGATGAGGATGATATTTTCGAGTGTGTTGAAGTTCTGAATGTTTGTGTCCTGGAGGATATATACAATTCGtgtgggttttttttttgtcaaaccgTGTGGGTTTTCATTTTTCAACTACATATCTCTGACACGTGAAGAGGTTTGATTCGTTAACAAGTTTTTGGGGTCTGTAAATCTGCCACGTGATATGCAGTGGCGATGATGTGTACGTGGGACCTGTTTGTCCTGAGTGCATGGATGAAAGTAGCCGACAAATTTTGTATGACCGTTCTGATAATTTTCCAagttcaattatttatttagtttttgtttttcatatatgtttagCTACGAGTAAACACGTATTTCAATTGATTGATTGATCCAATGATATGAGCTGAAGGAGACTTCTAGGATGttgggaaaaaaaaattcaaggaAATTTTTATTTGACCAAATAACATAACaactaaatagaaaaatacaccCTATGCCATACATATTAATTGCTATATTACTTCTAtctaacattattattttttcttttcttaactataaatatgtttatttcCTCTATTTTTAGTTAGATAAATGTGTTTCAACatattattatacataaattatcagcatgatttgttttcaaaaaaacacATTCTTATACCATATACCGTAATTTTTAATTGGTTATACAGTTTCTaattaagttataaattaattttaaaatctcaaaatattttatatttttaaaaaatatagactATCTgaaatatcatataattttgAAACGGAAGAAATATATTACAAACGTTCAAATATGTATTAGACTATACATTTATATTGATTCATAGACATAAAGTTTTCAAATCTATGAGAAAAGTAAGCACTTAACTCAGGATAGCCGGTCTCATTATAAGTATAAGTTGCCCTCGATAAAGAAAAGGGACTAGGCTTGCAAACCTTCTGTCAGTACTGCATAtaagaattttatatttaaatgcaTAGTGTTGTATCTGAAATGTGCATAAATCTAGAATTAAAATATGTAGCcaaattaaaatgatttcacTTACTATAGTAAATAGTTGGCCAAAAATGaaatagtaaattttatattaattttaacttATACAAATATGTTGATAATTTTGAGAGTAATCTTTCTGATAATCTGTGTCTTGTGCTTGGTTGTTCTGTGCCTTATCCGCAAGATTGTCTGCATTGTTGTTCTTTTAGGATAAAATATGAGAGTTGTTCATCGTCTATTGATGTAGCTAATTTCATGTTGATGCTCTGTTGGTGCTTCGGTCTCTTGTGCAGTGTCTTGAGCGTTATGTTCAGTGTGGTTTTCTCCACGATGAAAACCTGGGTTTtggttattctttttttttgtatagttataattttttcttaagaatAAAACCGAAGTAATCGATTGTCGAACCGAATCATACTGAAACTGATGTTTTTNNNNNNNNNNNNNNNNNNNNNNNNNNNNNNNNNNNNNNNNNNNNNNNNNNNNNNNNNNNNNNNNNNNNNNNNNNNNNNNNNNNNNNNNNNNNNNNNNNNNTCATGCGAGACTGAAGAACCGCCGGGACCAGAAGCCGCCAAAGTGAGCGCAGCATTTATAGACGCCGGAGAGAAAACGGTGTTAGAGTGTTTGGCTTTGGTAGTAGAGAAGAGGTCTTTCGAAACGATCAACGCCAAGTCGTTTTGGTTCTTAGTGGCTTCATCGACATCAATGATTGATTTGGACGGGAAGCTAAAGGGATTCATTCTGGGGTGTTCTTTCCTTATCAAAGGATCAAAGCTGTGTCTTTCTGTCTTCCTTATGTAATGATGATTATGAATTTATATGGTTACACGATGTGttgcacatatatatacataatcatGTCTGTGGTTTTTTGTAGTTTCAAAttaatttaatgtaatattttttttaatcagtatTCATTTAACTAGATTGCATACATGTCTCAATTATAgtataatttagattttatacTCTGAAAAACTAGATTTTATATTAGTGTCAGTTATAGTATAAATTACATTTTGTACATGTgtctagattttttttaataagctAGATTTTATACATATGTGTCAGTTACAGTATAAATAGATTCtttatacatataataaataaatatatataaatatatatatatatatagacataaTCATGCTGtgattctttcttttggttgttttaaattaattttgtgtaatattttctgtttatctctatttttagttactatattttatacatgtgtcatttatactttttgtttgaaattatgCTGGGCGTAATGTGTGCGGTCAGATATGGTCTAGCGCATAAtcaattaaaaaatagattttagttaaatatgaATGGATTTTATAggtatgtgtatttttatttttgaataaaagtaaTACATGCGTCAGTTTAGTTTTCATatattatgtattataaaattttccttACATAgataaatttacttttttacTAACTTTTCAtctttagtaaaattatatattttttatctctGTACTTCAATTTCTTCTAATAGTTTGCTGTAATTTTTTCTACTTATTGTTgatagatttaaaattaatttgtgtaatatttctattttattatatattttattttagattaattaacgTAGATCTTGTTCATCTGTAAATAGGATTATGAAGTTTTTAAGTAGCattaaattgtaattaaatagtttttttaatttaaaattgatttaggAAATAGTTTGataaattagaaaaagataaaagatccataaatatagcttcatttaatatattagtgacatgaacatgtaaatataatgtaaaattaaggggtaatataattttgtactcctcttttagagcatctccaagagCAATCTTATATTTGAGGTTTGCCGAACATTATATTTGAGGTTTAATGGTGTTCTTCTCCAATGGCAAACCTTAAAATGAACCTTAAAAGTTCTTAAATTTTACATTACAGTCCTTACTTTAgataaaattcaaataaaaacacaaaaaaattataacaattaaaatatacaaCAAACATATTAtcaacaatatttattaataaaatattaattttaatagtaaattacatataaataatagttttttaacaaacaaaatcatttttctaaaatacataattattcataattatCATTTCCATAATAAACTATTgcattttaatagaaaaattttctttgtttttcatttgaaaatttatatatttatttaaatttcttaaagctaaatttataagaacatatatatatatatatatatatatatatatatatatatatatatataagatataaaattGTTTGGactaaaatgataaacaaaaaagtaaTCAAGACTATTTAAAAGACATACAAGTACAAGGACCAAAAAAGTAtgaaacctcaaatataaggtTTTGTACCGTGAAaccttatatttgaggtttcaCTATACAAAACCTTATAATTTGAGGTTTTGAGGTTACTTTTGGAGTacataaaactttatatttgaagttttaagggtactcttggagatgctcttaatagattagatatgtATTATAGTTGTgtaatttgataaaaaagataataaatccTAAAAATAGGATTATGTAGTTTTTAAGTAGcattaaactataattaaatatttttttaaatttaaaattgatttaggaaataatttgataaattaggaaaagacaaaagatccataaatataactttatttaatatattagtgGCATGAAAGtataaatataatgaaaaattagtaggtaatctaattttgtacttctcttttaatagattagattatgacaacaaagaaatttaaaaaagcaaaaacaaaaacctgCACTTTCAGTTTATTTTGGTTTCTTAACGACAAAATCTTAAAACTATTTAACAAAGTATCTACACTTTCACTTTCTTTCACCTTCATACACTGTAGATTTTACTCGCTTCTTATTTTAGTTAAACAAAATTCTTGTGCTGCTATAGCAGCACACTCATGTAAACCATCGCCTGCTCATTAACACCCACCACACAGTGGCGGAGCCAATAAAGGATCACATGGGTCAGTTGATACCCCTgtgaaattttgaattttatctgatatttgtgtatataactgttatatatattgattatttgtttaaattttaatggttTGATCCTCGCCAAACCCTAGGAGATCATGGAGATTTCAGATCGCGATCTTCCTTGAGATCATGATTTTCACATAATCTACTGTTCGTTGACAGCAGATTGATACGGCATTGGAGAGGATCTGCGTTTGAAGATTTGGATCGCTGTCTTTGGGAGATTTTAAGGGATATTCTCTGGTTCTGTTAACATCGATAGATGCTCATTGGCATCTGATCTTATAAAAGGATCTGTTTCTATTAACGTTCTCTAcacaaaaacaatatcaaactCTGAAAATTTTCAATCATGCGAACATATAACTCATCAACGCAAGGAATGGATCGGCAATGTCAAGCTCTTATGGCTGACGATAAAGGGAAAAGTATCAAGTATGAGGTTGATGATGAGATCATCCAGCTAACTGATGAAGAAGACGCTCCGACGTTACGTGATCACCGTTTGGCGCTTATCGGCAAGATACTTAACCCCAAGAAACAAACGGTGGAGGGCTTGATTAAAACTATGTTGGGACAGTGGAAGATGCAGGAGAGAGTGGTGGCCAATGATCTTGGACAAGGGAAGTTTTTGTTAAACTTCGAGACTGAGGATGATCTAAATTTCGTTATCCGTCAAGGACAATTTCACTACAACTTTTGTATGTTTGTGTTGGTTCGATGGGAGCCCGTGATCGACGATGATTACCCGTGGGTCATTCCCTTTTGGGTTGAAATTATTGGAATTCCTCTGCATCTTTGGACGATAAAAAATCTTGAGAATATCGAACGGAGGCTTGGTCATATTGACACGGTGGAACTCTCGGTTGGTCGTATGCTAATTGAGGTGGATACACGGAAGCCGTTGACTTTCACTCGGAAGGTTTCGTGGAAAGGCAAGGAGGTATCGATGATATTTATACGATACGAGAAGCTGTTTAAGCATTGCCCGCCTTGTGGTATGCTGACGCAAGAAGCGGCGTATTGTCCACTGAAAGCAAAGTCGGAGAAATCTGATGTTTTTGATCGGGTTTAACTTC is a genomic window containing:
- the LOC108811686 gene encoding LOW QUALITY PROTEIN: U-box domain-containing protein 19 (The sequence of the model RefSeq protein was modified relative to this genomic sequence to represent the inferred CDS: inserted 1 base in 1 codon; deleted 1 base in 1 codon), translating into MIPTQSGSDRQILTFTAVHPCESISITTLIDSLIKLAGEILSFKSKHFSTNKGSVKKTLRHVHSLLIIFQEIRAGAGSISAGRSFLRSAILSLSELHVVFQKLKFLLQDCTREGGKLYMLINSDQISAHFRVLTRSISTCLDTLPVGSIDLPEEVNELIYLVLRQTRKYEARPDRDDKRALDSVYWFFNLFENRINPNRDEVTRVLDHIGVRKWSDCVKESAFIQEEFTIEKNEIELLSSLAGFICYCRCVVLQGVDEDDEEDKKEEDNEDLIISGLNVDDLRCPISLEIMNDPVVLETGHTYDRRSIAKWFSAGNITCPKTGKNLVSTVLVDNVSVKKVIQSYFKQEIDNKSKNKKKKQTSVPESLAAEEAGKLITNFLAGELIHGGAGEMVKALVEIRILTKTSGFNRSRLVEAGVVESLMNLLRSGDPTVQENAMAAILNLSKDIAGRFXIGGYGGGLELIVEVLNEGARRESRQHAAASIFYLSSLGDYSRLIGEVTGSIPGLLRIVEGCDYGDSAKRNALIAIRSLLNQHPDNHWRVLAAGSVSVLLDLVRSGEIGDGVKADSIAVLAKIAEYPDGMISVLRRGGLKLAVKVLGSSEASSVTKQNCVVLLLNLCVNGGIDVVGALAKDPSVMGSLYTALSNGECGGGRKASALIKMIHEFQERRTEPGLERERFTRLVI